Below is a genomic region from Calditerricola satsumensis.
AGTGATTGCGTCTCCTTGCAATGGCGTTTTTCTTTGCGATATAATAGTGGACGTTGGTCGTGGGATGGGTGGCGATGAAGCGGAAGGTTGCCGACACACCCGGCCCCATTGCCATGACGGGTGGTCGGGGAATTTCCGTAGAGCGGGCGAAAACGGGAAACTGGGCGATGAAGGAGGGGACACATCATGGCAAAAGCGAAGCAAAAAATCCGCATCCGGCTGAAGGCGTACGATCACCGCATTCTCGATCAGTCGGCGGAGAAGATTGTGGAAACGGCAAAGCGTTCCGGGGCGAGCGTGTCGGGGCCGATTCCGCTGCCGACGGAGCGCACGGTGTTTACGATTTTGCGGTCGCCGCACAAGCACAAGGATTCCCGCGAGCAGTTTGAAATGCGCACGCACAAGCGCCTGATCGACATCCTCAATCCCACGCCGCAAACCGTTGATGCGCTGATGCGCCTGGACCTGCCGTCGGGCGTGGACATCGAGATCAAGCTGTGATGGGACGGGCGATTCAAGGAGGTGGCTGAAGGTGGCGGACGTGAAAGGGATTCTGGGCAAGAAGCTCGGCATGACGCAAGTGTTTACCGAAGACGGCAACGCGATCCCGGTGACGGTCATCCAAGCGGGCCCGTGCGTTGTGTTGCAGAAGAAGGACAAGGAGAACGACGGCTACGAAGCCATCCAGCTCGGCTTTGAAGACAAGAAGCTGTCGCGGGCCAACAAGCCGGAAATCGGCCACGCGAAGAAGGCCGGCACGACGCCGAAAAAGTTCATCCGCGAGATCCGCGGCGTCGACCTGAGCAAGTACGAAGTCGGCCAGGAAGTGCGCGTGGACATCTTCTCCCCGGG
It encodes:
- the rpsJ gene encoding 30S ribosomal protein S10 — translated: MAKAKQKIRIRLKAYDHRILDQSAEKIVETAKRSGASVSGPIPLPTERTVFTILRSPHKHKDSREQFEMRTHKRLIDILNPTPQTVDALMRLDLPSGVDIEIKL